The following coding sequences lie in one Mucilaginibacter sp. KACC 22773 genomic window:
- a CDS encoding M15 family metallopeptidase codes for MPALPLIKLNSKGQAVENWQDFLIGQDLLDEPSDGDFGPLTLAATIAFQKMAGLQPDGVVGNKTYGAAMQMGFNGVQDDRTGKEGANWPPKPDFKPLVSNAERQAVFGEFKFVADPQPGDKEHIRVTDNWAKDNIIMVPVPQLKNISGGSHIQFHQLGAKQLIKLWADWDRAGLLHLILIWDGSYNPRFVRGSTKTLSNHAFGSAFDINAKWNAFGSQPALVGQKGCVRELVTIANDNGFYWGGHFTRPDGMHFEVARILP; via the coding sequence ATGCCCGCATTACCTCTTATCAAACTGAACAGCAAAGGCCAGGCTGTAGAAAACTGGCAGGATTTTTTAATTGGCCAGGATTTATTAGACGAACCTTCTGACGGGGATTTCGGCCCTTTAACCTTAGCTGCTACCATCGCGTTTCAAAAAATGGCAGGCCTGCAGCCTGATGGCGTGGTTGGTAATAAAACCTACGGCGCAGCCATGCAAATGGGCTTTAATGGCGTACAGGACGATAGGACAGGCAAGGAAGGCGCCAACTGGCCGCCAAAACCCGATTTTAAGCCATTAGTAAGCAATGCCGAGCGCCAGGCTGTTTTTGGTGAGTTTAAATTTGTGGCCGATCCGCAACCGGGCGACAAAGAACATATCAGGGTAACGGATAACTGGGCAAAGGATAATATTATTATGGTGCCGGTGCCGCAATTAAAAAACATTAGCGGCGGTTCGCATATTCAGTTTCATCAACTGGGGGCCAAACAACTCATTAAACTCTGGGCAGATTGGGATCGGGCAGGTTTGCTCCACCTGATCCTTATTTGGGACGGATCATATAACCCAAGGTTCGTTAGGGGTAGCACCAAAACTTTAAGTAACCATGCATTTGGGTCGGCGTTTGATATCAATGCAAAATGGAACGCCTTCGGTTCGCAACCTGCATTGGTAGGCCAAAAAGGATGCGTGAGGGAGTTGGTAACCATAGCCAATGACAACGGTTTTTATTGGGGAGGACATTTTACCAGACCAGACGGAATGCATTTTGAAGTGGCCCGTATTCTGCCGTAA
- a CDS encoding alpha/beta fold hydrolase — MSTITTKDGTEIYYKDWGTGKPLVFHHGWPLSGDDWDAQMMFFLKKGYRVIAHDRRGHGRSTQVAGGHDMDTYAADVAALTEALDLKDAVHIGHSTGGGEAIHYAANLGKGRVSKVVLISAVTPLMVQTDSNPDGVPMAIFDEIRQGTAFNRAQYFKDFTVPFYGYNREGANIKPGIQDNWWRQGMMGGVKAQHDGIKAFSETDFTEDLKSVDIPVLVLHGEDDQIVPFPISGAKAAKLLKNGTLISYPGFPHGMPATEADTINKDLLAFIEA; from the coding sequence ATGAGCACTATCACCACAAAAGACGGAACCGAAATTTATTACAAAGACTGGGGTACAGGAAAACCACTGGTATTCCATCATGGCTGGCCATTATCTGGCGATGACTGGGATGCGCAGATGATGTTTTTCCTTAAAAAAGGCTACCGCGTGATTGCCCACGACCGCCGCGGTCACGGCAGATCTACCCAGGTTGCCGGCGGACACGATATGGACACCTATGCAGCCGATGTGGCCGCACTTACCGAGGCCCTTGATTTAAAAGATGCCGTACACATAGGCCATTCAACAGGTGGCGGCGAAGCTATCCATTATGCAGCCAACCTGGGCAAAGGCCGTGTGTCCAAAGTAGTACTCATCAGCGCGGTTACGCCACTGATGGTTCAAACTGACAGCAACCCCGACGGTGTTCCGATGGCAATATTTGATGAGATACGCCAGGGCACAGCTTTTAACCGCGCCCAATACTTTAAAGATTTTACCGTACCATTTTATGGCTATAACCGCGAAGGCGCCAATATAAAACCGGGCATACAAGACAACTGGTGGCGCCAGGGCATGATGGGCGGCGTAAAAGCACAGCACGACGGCATCAAAGCTTTCTCAGAAACAGATTTTACCGAAGACCTTAAAAGCGTAGACATCCCTGTTTTGGTGTTGCATGGCGAAGACGACCAGATTGTCCCCTTCCCTATTTCGGGTGCAAAGGCAGCTAAACTATTAAAAAACGGCACGTTGATTTCATATCCGGGTTTCCCTCACGGTATGCCGGCCACAGAAGCCGACACCATTAATAAAGACCTTTTGGCTTTTATTGAAGCTTAA
- a CDS encoding LacI family DNA-binding transcriptional regulator yields MKKLVIKDIAEQLQVSKSTISFVLNGKARQHGISIKLENKILKYVEKVGYQPSRIAVGLSTGKSKTIGMLVEDISDPFFSSIARVVERSALSSGYRVIYGSTENDTVQAIDLLQAFRNHNVDGYIIAPPPGIENYIQELITDGFPVVVFDRDLPGLNCDKVLIDNFDGALQAVEHLVARQFKNIAMVTLLSRQNQMEERTNGYLKAIDDAGLAKKIKQIPYDLEKPKCVEVIRKFLAGQKTIDAVFFSTNYLALSGIEAIRQLGLRVAEDIGIIVFDDNTNFELFSPSISAVAQPVKQIGEQVTQIMLNRLQANTQAGFERVVLKTRLITRESTVNQVPALVK; encoded by the coding sequence ATGAAAAAATTAGTTATAAAAGATATTGCCGAACAATTGCAGGTGTCAAAATCAACCATTTCATTTGTTTTGAACGGTAAAGCCCGGCAGCATGGCATTAGTATTAAGCTGGAAAATAAAATATTAAAGTATGTTGAAAAGGTAGGCTACCAGCCAAGCCGGATTGCCGTGGGGCTTAGTACCGGCAAAAGCAAAACAATTGGGATGCTTGTTGAAGATATTTCGGACCCATTTTTCTCTTCAATCGCCCGCGTTGTTGAGCGGTCGGCCCTCTCATCGGGTTACAGGGTTATTTATGGCAGTACCGAAAACGATACCGTACAGGCTATCGACCTGTTGCAGGCTTTTCGTAACCATAACGTAGATGGCTATATTATTGCGCCGCCGCCCGGGATAGAAAATTATATCCAGGAACTGATAACCGATGGTTTTCCCGTTGTTGTATTTGACCGCGACCTGCCCGGCCTTAACTGCGATAAGGTGCTGATTGATAATTTCGACGGTGCTTTGCAGGCTGTAGAACACCTGGTGGCCCGGCAGTTTAAAAATATTGCCATGGTTACCCTGTTATCGAGGCAAAACCAGATGGAAGAGCGCACCAACGGCTATTTAAAGGCGATAGATGATGCGGGACTGGCTAAAAAGATTAAACAAATTCCCTACGACCTGGAAAAGCCAAAATGTGTCGAGGTTATCAGGAAGTTTTTAGCGGGCCAAAAAACTATCGATGCGGTTTTTTTTTCCACCAACTACCTTGCCCTGAGTGGCATAGAAGCCATCAGGCAGCTTGGGCTGCGGGTTGCCGAAGATATAGGCATTATTGTTTTTGATGATAACACCAATTTCGAATTATTCAGCCCCTCCATTTCGGCTGTTGCCCAGCCTGTAAAACAAATAGGGGAGCAGGTAACCCAAATAATGCTTAACCGCCTGCAAGCAAACACCCAGGCCGGTTTTGAGCGTGTAGTTTTAAAAACCAGGCTAATAACCAGGGAATCGACAGTAAACCAGGTACCGGCGCTCGTTAAATAG
- a CDS encoding RagB/SusD family nutrient uptake outer membrane protein: MNKKFLAIACLAAVMAISPSCKKDFLNESDPNAVTVDASYKTPNDVLLAVNGIYQSMRSGNNVGEGSDLWTDQRSDDTGTNDNQSNAGEPFQFNNFSILPSNTYLKAHWVSLYTTVSRANVVLSHIDQVSFPDNNLKLKYAAEAKFLRAFTYFELVRLWGDVPLVTKQLSSAADVAASTFRVKQDAVYQQIIADLTDVVNSPLPNLQAPTGRVSKAAANFLLGQAYLTMATTLDQANRTTNLNNAKAALMAAYNMRNFGDLNSIPYTDVFDVSKKTSCPELIFQIVNIQGDLNYSSAIAANFQAKGETINSQKPSSGAGYNVTHDLINEYETNDPRMTFSVKYANDPIVKDWFVTKFRDVSNAAGVNGYGGNDWILMRYADVILSLAEVNNYLGDAATATGFLDQVRTRAGMPTYAVSMTNSDYASRYPTLKLAILHERRVELAFEHHRWFDLLRTFTTDELVAYFKAKKQTDFGLAQVANFSTKDRYYPIPFDEYKLNPVKMYQNPGY, translated from the coding sequence ATGAATAAGAAATTTTTAGCCATCGCCTGCCTTGCTGCGGTTATGGCCATAAGCCCGTCTTGTAAAAAAGACTTTTTAAATGAAAGCGACCCCAACGCCGTAACCGTTGACGCAAGCTACAAAACACCCAACGACGTGTTGCTGGCTGTAAACGGCATTTATCAATCAATGCGCAGCGGTAACAATGTTGGCGAGGGCAGCGATTTGTGGACAGATCAGCGTTCGGATGATACCGGCACTAACGATAACCAGTCAAACGCGGGCGAGCCTTTCCAGTTCAACAACTTTTCTATATTGCCAAGCAATACTTATTTAAAAGCCCACTGGGTATCATTGTATACCACTGTTAGCCGCGCCAATGTGGTGTTATCGCACATTGACCAGGTTAGCTTTCCAGATAATAACTTAAAGTTGAAGTATGCTGCCGAGGCCAAATTCTTGCGTGCATTTACTTATTTTGAACTGGTGCGCCTTTGGGGTGATGTACCTTTGGTAACCAAACAACTATCATCTGCCGCCGATGTGGCCGCCTCAACTTTCAGGGTAAAGCAGGATGCGGTTTACCAGCAAATAATAGCCGATTTAACAGACGTTGTTAACAGCCCGCTTCCAAACCTGCAAGCGCCAACCGGCAGGGTATCAAAAGCGGCCGCTAATTTCCTGTTGGGCCAGGCATACCTTACCATGGCTACAACTTTAGATCAGGCTAACCGAACCACTAATTTAAACAACGCCAAAGCTGCCTTAATGGCTGCTTACAACATGCGTAATTTTGGCGATTTAAACAGCATACCTTATACCGATGTTTTTGACGTAAGCAAGAAAACAAGCTGCCCGGAGCTGATTTTCCAGATTGTGAACATCCAGGGTGATCTTAACTACAGTTCAGCAATAGCTGCCAATTTCCAGGCAAAAGGCGAAACCATCAACTCGCAAAAACCATCATCTGGCGCGGGATATAACGTTACCCACGATTTGATCAATGAGTACGAAACTAACGATCCGCGAATGACCTTTTCTGTTAAATACGCTAACGACCCTATTGTTAAAGATTGGTTTGTTACCAAATTCAGGGATGTTAGTAACGCTGCCGGTGTTAATGGCTATGGCGGTAACGACTGGATTTTGATGCGCTATGCCGATGTAATCCTGTCGCTTGCCGAGGTTAATAATTACCTGGGCGATGCAGCAACTGCTACAGGTTTCTTAGACCAGGTGCGTACCCGTGCAGGCATGCCAACCTATGCTGTATCAATGACCAATAGCGATTATGCTTCAAGATACCCAACACTTAAGCTGGCTATTTTACATGAGCGCCGTGTTGAGCTGGCCTTTGAGCACCACCGCTGGTTTGATTTGCTGCGTACATTTACTACCGATGAGTTGGTAGCTTACTTTAAAGCCAAAAAACAAACCGACTTCGGTTTGGCCCAGGTAGCCAACTTTAGTACAAAAGACCGTTATTATCCTATTCCGTTTGATGAGTACAAACTTAACCCCGTTAAGATGTACCAAAATCCGGGTTATTAA